In one window of Paraflavitalea soli DNA:
- a CDS encoding RagB/SusD family nutrient uptake outer membrane protein, with protein MIPIRKHLVIFAFTSSLFTSCLKDVSLAPPTFQPITFTTADQLDEQLAGAYNLLTQDQLYAQGLWGYLTAGADESWRSNATTSTLFPELYNASAGESVYWNFWRQLYKGIEDANIILDVADVPDMPERKREQVIGQATFLRAYYFYLLVNYFGDVPLKTQLATEIGTNFNLPRDDSKKIYDFIITEMTKAEPLVPTMAEVQSTTYVTQGAVQAMLARVCLKMAGYPLLQNDKFAQALAWSQKLIQSNVHSLNPDYSRTFINNMENNMKDRNTKEGIWDAAFLSKSNTSGSYSGTGYLVLQQLGNLMGVYNPDASATSVAGYSSAAYRPYPKLFDLYAPGDLRRDWNIAPYSYKNITTTKYPYLEVVFTGGGGTGAKATAKTAQDGSIISIEIDNPGTGYTSEPAITFNTYKNSAVALPAIPPQAVTVTANKATATATISGGKITAITVTKPGLGYATIYDRGIGKWRREYEINPPPVRQQNYTSCNFPILRYADVLLMAAEADLKVNGAPSAKAVGYFNQVKRRAFGYDPLTASPVDVSTFTFQDIVDERSRELCFEGQRRNDLIRWGIMTTAMQTVFDDNTNRAPTAYLTAANMAANNFLTAPDKYVLFPIPSSEMALDKALTQNNGW; from the coding sequence ATGATACCAATCCGGAAACACCTGGTCATTTTCGCCTTCACCAGTAGCCTTTTTACCTCCTGTTTGAAAGATGTGAGCCTCGCCCCACCTACCTTTCAGCCCATTACCTTCACCACAGCAGATCAATTGGATGAGCAACTGGCAGGCGCCTATAATCTCCTGACACAGGACCAGCTTTATGCACAGGGGTTATGGGGCTATCTTACAGCTGGCGCTGATGAAAGCTGGCGCAGTAATGCTACTACATCTACTTTATTCCCGGAACTATACAATGCATCCGCAGGCGAATCCGTCTATTGGAACTTCTGGCGGCAACTGTACAAGGGCATAGAAGATGCCAATATCATACTCGATGTGGCGGATGTACCCGACATGCCAGAGCGAAAACGGGAACAGGTGATTGGGCAAGCCACCTTTTTAAGAGCTTACTACTTTTACCTGCTGGTAAATTATTTCGGAGACGTGCCTTTAAAAACACAGCTCGCTACGGAGATAGGCACCAACTTCAACCTGCCCCGTGATGACTCCAAAAAGATATACGACTTCATCATCACGGAAATGACCAAAGCAGAGCCACTGGTGCCCACCATGGCCGAAGTACAATCCACTACCTATGTAACCCAGGGCGCCGTACAGGCAATGCTGGCAAGAGTATGTTTGAAAATGGCCGGCTATCCGCTGTTGCAAAACGACAAGTTTGCCCAGGCACTGGCATGGTCACAAAAGCTCATCCAATCCAATGTACACAGTCTTAATCCCGATTATTCAAGGACTTTCATCAACAACATGGAGAACAATATGAAAGACCGGAACACCAAAGAAGGGATCTGGGACGCAGCCTTCCTGTCGAAGTCGAATACTTCCGGTTCCTATTCCGGTACCGGCTATCTTGTTCTTCAACAACTGGGCAACCTGATGGGCGTATACAACCCGGATGCCTCTGCCACCTCCGTGGCCGGTTATTCATCTGCAGCCTACAGACCCTACCCTAAATTGTTTGACCTTTATGCACCCGGCGATCTTCGCCGCGACTGGAACATTGCACCTTATTCTTACAAAAACATCACCACCACCAAATATCCTTACCTCGAAGTAGTGTTTACCGGTGGGGGTGGCACAGGCGCAAAGGCAACCGCCAAAACCGCCCAGGACGGTTCTATTATTTCCATAGAAATAGACAATCCGGGTACTGGCTACACCAGCGAACCTGCTATTACTTTCAACACTTATAAGAACAGTGCAGTAGCATTGCCTGCTATTCCACCACAGGCAGTTACAGTAACCGCTAATAAAGCAACAGCGACAGCCACCATCTCTGGCGGCAAGATCACGGCCATCACGGTTACCAAACCCGGCTTAGGCTACGCCACCATATACGACAGGGGCATCGGTAAATGGAGAAGGGAATATGAGATCAACCCACCACCCGTTCGCCAGCAGAACTATACCAGTTGCAATTTCCCCATCCTGCGTTATGCTGATGTATTGCTGATGGCTGCCGAAGCTGACCTCAAAGTAAATGGCGCTCCTTCAGCAAAAGCCGTTGGCTATTTTAACCAGGTAAAAAGAAGGGCTTTTGGATACGATCCGTTAACTGCATCGCCTGTCGACGTAAGCACATTCACCTTCCAGGATATCGTGGATGAACGATCCAGGGAATTATGCTTCGAGGGGCAGCGGCGCAATGACCTCATCCGCTGGGGCATCATGACCACTGCTATGCAAACTGTGTTCGATGACAACACGAACAGAGCGCCGACCGCCTACCTCACAGCAGCCAACATGGCGGCTAATAACTTCCTGACCGCGCCAGATAAATACGTCCTGTTCCCCATCCCATCTTCGGAGATGGCGCTAGACAAAGCCCTCACCCAAAACAATGGATGGTAA
- a CDS encoding DUF5017 domain-containing protein, with protein MRSLSTICLFAIITLAAACDKDDVAENPDDFTVSVKAGNYKVNDTIQFDFTGDADIITFYSGEFGKVYNKKDRISEKGVNKLVFQTNMNQGKLVSDDTIDLLISTNLVNYDAAGIAAANWTNITTRNQKWPTALSNTFVTSDSIDITDFSDAEKVNIAFRVITKRTDTAMQRKFQVQNLTLGNKLSDGTYTPLFSNFANIGWAQTSVKNAAEAWDVGEWNVSASNSINNSAGIPIRTAYPITFNPGLDSTGEGNEDWLLTSAVNLRTVKGDAPSQVIKTGVQGQMASFRFIYKTPGTYTATFVATNSRTNGTSQVIRTVTLTVTP; from the coding sequence ATGCGCTCATTAAGCACGATATGTCTCTTCGCTATAATAACGCTGGCTGCTGCCTGCGATAAGGATGATGTGGCCGAAAACCCTGATGATTTTACCGTATCTGTCAAAGCAGGCAATTACAAAGTAAACGATACCATTCAGTTCGACTTCACCGGCGATGCCGATATCATCACCTTCTACTCCGGTGAGTTTGGCAAGGTATATAATAAAAAGGACCGTATTTCAGAAAAAGGCGTGAACAAGCTCGTATTTCAGACCAATATGAACCAGGGCAAATTGGTCAGCGACGATACGATCGACCTGCTGATCTCTACCAACCTGGTAAATTATGACGCAGCAGGCATTGCCGCCGCCAACTGGACAAATATCACTACCCGCAACCAAAAATGGCCTACAGCCTTGTCCAATACATTTGTTACTTCCGATTCCATTGACATCACCGACTTCAGCGATGCCGAAAAGGTCAACATTGCCTTCCGCGTTATCACGAAAAGAACAGATACCGCCATGCAAAGAAAGTTCCAGGTGCAAAACCTGACGCTGGGCAACAAGTTGAGTGACGGCACCTATACACCCCTGTTCTCCAACTTCGCCAACATCGGTTGGGCGCAAACCAGCGTAAAAAATGCCGCGGAGGCCTGGGACGTAGGCGAATGGAATGTATCCGCTTCCAATAGCATCAACAACAGCGCCGGCATACCCATCCGTACTGCCTATCCCATCACCTTTAATCCCGGCCTTGATTCCACCGGCGAAGGCAATGAAGACTGGCTGCTCACGTCGGCTGTTAATTTAAGGACCGTTAAAGGAGATGCACCAAGCCAGGTGATCAAAACAGGTGTACAGGGACAAATGGCCAGTTTCCGCTTCATCTACAAAACACCCGGCACCTATACCGCCACCTTTGTGGCCACCAACTCCAGGACAAACGGCACCAGCCAGGTAATAAGGACCGTAACCCTCACCGTAACACCCTAA
- a CDS encoding alpha-L-fucosidase: MMPVLAKLKYVALHALLSTTLLLTNSSLYSQEHKDETAYQYPTDTLVRAKLTQWQNLKFGLFLHWGPYSQRGIVESWTLSPEDYSHTKNNFTQRTGPDSANYFAYTQAYERLGQTFNPTRFTPKKWAAAAKAAGMKYMVFTTKHHDGFCMFDTKYTDYRITNPSGAFAANPRSNLTKEIFDAFRTANFMVGAYYSKPDWHSDDFWWRYFPPKDRNPNYDTLKHPERWKRFYDFTANQLNELTTAYGKVDLLWFDGDWVKMNMMPIANKARQHQPGLIIVERHGNPQLTNYLTPEQKVPDHFIPVPWETCMTMGESWSYKVNEHYKSARQLIQTLIDIVAKNGNLLLNIGPGPDGEWHEEAYQRLNEIAAWMKNNGQAIFDTKPLSPYRAGKWAFTQNQQSLFAFYLPEENENTLPARIVLPSFALPAGSAVSICGTTKPLSLSQNDEGTALIIPQTLRQQLAGQPAWVFKIEVPKKTK; encoded by the coding sequence ATGATGCCTGTACTTGCCAAGTTAAAATATGTGGCGCTCCATGCCCTGCTGTCAACTACTTTGCTATTGACAAACTCATCCTTGTATTCCCAGGAACATAAGGATGAAACAGCCTACCAGTACCCCACCGATACATTAGTGAGGGCCAAACTGACGCAATGGCAAAACCTGAAGTTTGGCCTCTTCCTGCACTGGGGCCCATACAGCCAGCGCGGCATTGTGGAATCCTGGACCCTGAGCCCGGAAGATTATAGCCATACAAAGAACAACTTCACGCAAAGGACCGGCCCCGATTCGGCCAATTACTTTGCCTACACCCAGGCATACGAACGCCTGGGACAAACCTTCAACCCCACCCGTTTCACCCCCAAAAAATGGGCAGCTGCTGCCAAAGCTGCCGGCATGAAATATATGGTGTTCACCACCAAACACCACGATGGATTTTGTATGTTCGATACAAAGTACACCGACTACCGGATCACCAACCCATCGGGCGCCTTTGCCGCCAATCCACGCAGCAACCTCACCAAAGAGATTTTCGACGCATTCCGCACAGCCAACTTTATGGTAGGCGCTTATTATTCAAAACCCGACTGGCACTCCGATGATTTCTGGTGGCGCTACTTTCCACCAAAAGACAGGAACCCCAATTACGATACCCTCAAACATCCCGAACGCTGGAAAAGGTTTTACGACTTCACGGCCAACCAGCTCAACGAACTGACCACCGCTTATGGCAAGGTAGACCTGCTATGGTTCGATGGAGATTGGGTAAAAATGAACATGATGCCCATTGCCAACAAGGCACGGCAACACCAGCCCGGCCTCATCATTGTAGAACGGCACGGCAATCCCCAACTGACCAACTACCTCACACCCGAACAAAAAGTACCGGACCATTTTATACCAGTTCCCTGGGAAACCTGCATGACCATGGGAGAATCCTGGTCTTACAAGGTCAACGAACATTACAAAAGCGCCCGGCAACTGATCCAGACGCTCATAGACATTGTGGCTAAAAACGGCAACCTGCTGTTAAACATTGGTCCCGGCCCCGATGGAGAATGGCACGAAGAAGCTTACCAGCGATTGAATGAAATAGCAGCCTGGATGAAAAACAACGGACAGGCCATCTTCGACACCAAACCCCTTTCCCCTTACCGCGCCGGCAAATGGGCCTTCACCCAAAACCAACAGTCCCTGTTTGCATTTTACCTGCCCGAAGAAAATGAAAATACATTGCCAGCCCGTATTGTGCTCCCCTCCTTCGCTTTGCCCGCAGGCAGTGCCGTTAGTATTTGTGGGACCACCAAACCCTTATCCCTGAGCCAAAACGACGAGGGCACAGCACTCATCATCCCTCAAACCTTACGCCAGCAACTGGCAGGCCAGCCTGCCTGGGTATTCAAAATAGAAGTACCAAAGAAAACCAAATAA
- a CDS encoding acetylxylan esterase, whose translation MFKKALSLIFVLYSVFTYAQPAEKLIKILITPDHADWQYKAGEKPRFTITVLKSNVPLQHVEVSWWVGPERMPALDSAREVLATGSKTIQAPAMTAPGFMRCTVKLKYDNQEYTNLATAGMDIGNLKPVAEEPKDFDQFWNQAIAANAKRPLDAKLTLMPERCTETVNVYHVSIAHYSYRTRLYGMLCIPKKEGKYPAILKVPSAGARPYYGDTALAAKGFITFEIGIHGIPVNMDMSVYYDLITGAISNYWMYNLDDRDQYYYKRVYLGCVRAIDFIYSLPGFDGNKLGVCGVSQGGALSIITAALDHRVKYLFSFFPALCDLTGYLHGRAGGWPHLFAPENLSFNNKKDKIATSAYYDVVNFAKRLKVPGFYSWGFNDETCPPTSMYAAYNAITAPKQLLSVPETGHWNYPEQATKAIDWLVEQMKK comes from the coding sequence ATGTTTAAAAAAGCACTTTCCCTGATATTCGTACTGTACAGTGTTTTCACTTATGCACAGCCGGCGGAGAAATTAATTAAAATACTCATCACCCCCGATCATGCCGACTGGCAATACAAGGCCGGCGAAAAGCCCCGCTTCACTATTACAGTTTTAAAAAGCAATGTACCGCTTCAGCATGTGGAAGTGAGCTGGTGGGTTGGCCCCGAAAGAATGCCGGCCCTTGATTCCGCCAGGGAAGTATTGGCTACCGGCAGCAAGACCATACAAGCACCCGCAATGACCGCCCCCGGCTTTATGCGCTGCACCGTAAAGCTGAAATACGATAACCAGGAATACACCAACCTCGCTACTGCCGGCATGGATATCGGTAACCTGAAACCAGTAGCGGAAGAGCCAAAGGATTTTGACCAGTTCTGGAACCAGGCCATCGCTGCCAATGCCAAAAGGCCATTGGATGCAAAGCTGACGCTGATGCCGGAGCGTTGCACAGAAACGGTGAATGTATACCATGTAAGCATAGCGCACTACTCCTACCGCACCCGGTTGTATGGCATGTTGTGTATACCCAAAAAAGAAGGGAAATATCCTGCGATACTAAAAGTACCGAGCGCAGGTGCCCGTCCTTATTACGGCGATACCGCACTGGCCGCCAAAGGGTTTATTACCTTCGAGATCGGCATCCACGGCATTCCGGTCAACATGGACATGTCGGTATATTATGACCTGATCACCGGCGCCATCAGCAATTACTGGATGTACAACCTCGATGACCGCGACCAGTATTATTACAAGAGGGTGTACCTCGGTTGTGTGCGTGCTATTGATTTTATCTACAGCCTGCCCGGCTTCGATGGCAATAAACTGGGCGTGTGCGGCGTGAGTCAGGGCGGAGCATTGTCCATCATCACCGCAGCACTGGACCATCGCGTCAAATACCTGTTCAGCTTCTTCCCCGCCCTCTGCGACCTGACTGGTTACCTGCATGGCCGCGCAGGTGGCTGGCCTCATTTATTTGCACCCGAAAACCTTTCTTTCAACAACAAGAAAGATAAGATTGCCACCAGCGCCTACTATGACGTGGTAAACTTTGCAAAACGGCTGAAGGTACCCGGCTTTTATTCCTGGGGCTTTAATGATGAAACCTGCCCCCCTACTTCCATGTATGCTGCCTACAATGCGATCACGGCTCCCAAACAACTACTGTCCGTTCCCGAAACCGGGCACTGGAACTATCCAGAGCAAGCCACAAAGGCAATAGACTGGCTGGTAGAGCAAATGAAAAAGTAA
- a CDS encoding SGNH/GDSL hydrolase family protein, with protein sequence MSYKAKFTLLATLFSLVLFFSLQAQRDTLDYLQECRLRAGLPNFFARLKQGDSVRIGYLGGSITAANGGWRDQSMQWFKQQYPAAKISQIIAGVGGTGSDLGVFRLQRDVLQFRPHLVFVEFAVNDGSGRTSHQAMEGIVRQIWKNDPYTDICFVYTIAGNMLDTLRQGRLFGSMLAMEHIAQHYSIPSIQLGLDVLKLMEEGKLVFNGKPEDYPGKLVFTGDNVHPNTHTGHRLYTEAIARSMKIMMNKSGAMQHALKDPYTIDNWEEAQMIPVNELLMSGNWTDLAKTGDTVARTYRVKYPVLLKSNEPGASLTIRFNGRLVGMSDIIGPDCGQYAVKIDNGPEKLFPRFDRYATYVRANAFFLPMLESKEHQIVFKVSDKKLDKMEILKKGDGVIGDLKKYEQNACYAGWILLLGTLSKN encoded by the coding sequence ATGAGCTACAAAGCAAAATTCACCCTGTTGGCCACTTTGTTTTCATTGGTCCTTTTCTTTTCACTGCAGGCGCAGCGCGATACCCTTGATTACCTGCAGGAGTGTCGCTTGAGAGCGGGCCTGCCTAATTTCTTTGCACGTTTGAAGCAGGGTGATTCCGTACGCATTGGGTACCTCGGTGGCAGCATCACAGCAGCCAATGGCGGCTGGCGCGATCAATCCATGCAATGGTTCAAACAACAATACCCCGCGGCTAAGATATCACAGATCATTGCAGGCGTTGGTGGCACCGGCTCCGATCTTGGCGTGTTTCGCTTGCAAAGAGATGTGTTGCAATTCAGGCCGCATCTCGTTTTTGTGGAGTTTGCCGTAAATGATGGCAGCGGCCGCACCTCACATCAGGCGATGGAAGGCATTGTACGCCAGATCTGGAAGAATGATCCCTATACAGATATCTGTTTTGTATACACCATTGCCGGCAATATGCTGGACACCTTGAGGCAGGGTCGTTTGTTTGGTTCCATGCTGGCTATGGAACATATCGCTCAACACTATTCCATCCCTTCCATACAATTAGGACTGGACGTACTGAAACTGATGGAAGAAGGCAAGCTGGTCTTCAATGGCAAGCCGGAAGACTATCCCGGCAAACTGGTATTTACCGGAGACAATGTGCACCCTAATACCCACACCGGCCATCGCCTGTACACCGAAGCCATAGCCAGGTCCATGAAGATCATGATGAACAAGAGCGGAGCCATGCAACACGCTCTTAAAGATCCCTATACCATAGACAATTGGGAAGAAGCGCAGATGATCCCGGTAAACGAACTGCTCATGAGCGGCAACTGGACCGACCTGGCAAAAACAGGTGACACTGTTGCCAGAACTTATCGCGTGAAGTACCCCGTATTGCTAAAGTCAAATGAACCGGGCGCATCCCTTACCATCCGCTTCAATGGCAGGTTGGTGGGTATGTCGGATATCATCGGGCCCGATTGCGGACAATATGCCGTGAAGATCGACAACGGGCCGGAGAAATTATTTCCCCGCTTCGATAGATATGCCACTTATGTACGGGCTAATGCCTTCTTTCTTCCCATGCTGGAAAGCAAGGAGCACCAGATCGTCTTTAAAGTGTCTGATAAAAAGCTGGACAAAATGGAGATCCTTAAAAAGGGAGATGGCGTGATCGGCGATCTGAAAAAATATGAGCAGAACGCCTGCTATGCAGGCTGGATATTATTATTGGGAACCCTTTCAAAAAATTAG
- a CDS encoding FAD-dependent oxidoreductase, which translates to MRRLKKSLIILTIFTTALTTRTYAADEYDICVYGATSAGVIAAYTAKMMGKSVVLIEPGNHIGGLSSGGLGMTDIGNKYVVSGLALDFYRRMGTHYGRLESWTFEPHVAKDIFLQYIREAKIKVLLQHQLTSVLKTNRLINSITVISGKTTITINAKMFIDCTYEGDLMAKAGISYTVGREANSQYKENWNGVQLLNKHQFPEGVDPYKTPGQPASGLLWGISPAPLAGRGSADKKVQAYNFRICLTNNPANRIEITRPGGYDSSRYELLLRLLEKKPAPNLNAILKMDKMPNNKTDINNNGGFSTDMIGMNYDYPDADYQQRKIIVKRHEDYIKGLLYFVGHDERMPAPLRKEMLQWGYPTDEYPDNGNWSPQMYVREARRMVGEYVMTQANCQGKAIVHDGIGMAAYTMDSHNCQRIVDSGMVKNEGDVQVGGFGPYPVSYRAILPRSTECTNLLVPVCLSASHIAYGSIRMEPVFMVLAQSAATAAVMAINHKTPLHEVNINELRQLINKDPLVNGSTPDIVVDNADTASVSMTGDWQKQKNDGYGPDYFVTVAETGKKSTMTFRPVITTPGNYAVYVYTMPGRKNAAETMQWTVSDGRETKQVTVQRANIQVVGQTSGEWHLLGHFNLTRGSNNTVEISTLYASGEITGDAVLFRKNN; encoded by the coding sequence ATGCGCCGGTTAAAGAAATCATTGATCATACTGACTATTTTTACCACTGCACTCACTACGCGAACTTACGCTGCTGATGAGTATGACATTTGTGTGTATGGCGCCACTTCTGCGGGCGTCATTGCCGCTTATACGGCGAAGATGATGGGCAAATCGGTAGTGCTCATAGAGCCGGGCAACCATATAGGTGGTCTTTCCTCCGGAGGGCTCGGCATGACAGATATCGGCAACAAATACGTAGTCTCGGGGCTCGCCCTCGACTTTTACCGGCGCATGGGCACACACTATGGCCGCCTGGAATCCTGGACATTTGAGCCCCATGTAGCAAAAGATATTTTCCTGCAATACATCCGCGAAGCAAAGATCAAAGTACTGCTGCAGCACCAGTTGACCAGCGTACTCAAAACAAACCGGTTGATCAACTCGATAACCGTCATTTCCGGTAAGACCACCATTACTATCAACGCAAAGATGTTCATCGATTGCACCTATGAAGGTGACCTGATGGCCAAAGCCGGCATTTCCTACACTGTAGGCCGGGAAGCCAACAGCCAATATAAGGAGAACTGGAACGGCGTGCAGTTGTTGAACAAGCACCAGTTTCCGGAAGGTGTTGATCCATATAAAACGCCCGGCCAGCCAGCCAGTGGCCTTTTGTGGGGCATCAGCCCCGCCCCCCTGGCCGGGCGCGGCAGTGCCGATAAAAAAGTACAGGCTTACAACTTCCGCATTTGTCTTACCAACAACCCCGCAAACCGGATAGAGATCACACGTCCTGGCGGTTATGATTCCTCCCGGTATGAATTGCTGCTGCGGTTGCTGGAAAAGAAACCCGCCCCGAACCTGAACGCTATCCTGAAGATGGATAAAATGCCCAACAACAAAACAGATATCAACAACAACGGCGGTTTCTCCACCGATATGATCGGCATGAACTATGACTACCCCGATGCTGACTACCAGCAACGCAAGATCATTGTAAAACGCCACGAGGATTATATTAAAGGCCTGCTCTATTTCGTGGGCCACGATGAGCGGATGCCCGCCCCCTTGCGTAAAGAAATGCTGCAATGGGGATATCCGACAGATGAATATCCTGACAATGGCAACTGGTCGCCACAAATGTATGTGCGGGAAGCCCGCAGGATGGTAGGCGAATATGTAATGACGCAGGCTAATTGTCAGGGTAAAGCCATCGTACATGATGGCATTGGCATGGCCGCCTACACCATGGATTCCCACAACTGTCAACGCATAGTAGACAGTGGTATGGTGAAGAATGAAGGCGACGTACAGGTAGGTGGATTTGGCCCCTACCCCGTTTCCTACAGGGCCATACTGCCCAGGTCAACAGAATGTACCAACCTGCTCGTACCGGTTTGTTTATCCGCCAGCCACATCGCTTACGGGTCTATCAGGATGGAACCCGTGTTTATGGTGCTGGCCCAATCAGCCGCCACAGCAGCCGTGATGGCCATCAACCATAAGACCCCATTGCATGAGGTCAATATCAACGAACTGCGACAGCTCATTAACAAAGATCCGCTGGTCAATGGCAGCACACCGGATATTGTAGTAGACAATGCCGATACCGCTTCCGTATCCATGACCGGTGACTGGCAAAAGCAAAAGAACGATGGTTATGGTCCGGATTACTTTGTGACCGTAGCGGAAACCGGTAAAAAATCAACGATGACTTTCAGGCCGGTCATTACCACTCCGGGCAACTATGCCGTATATGTGTACACCATGCCAGGCAGAAAAAATGCAGCCGAAACCATGCAATGGACCGTATCGGATGGGCGGGAAACAAAACAGGTAACCGTACAGCGGGCCAATATCCAGGTGGTAGGACAGACAAGTGGCGAATGGCACCTGCTCGGTCATTTTAATTTAACCAGGGGGAGTAATAATACTGTGGAGATCAGCACCCTGTATGCAAGCGGAGAGATTACGGGCGACGCTGTGCTTTTCAGGAAGAATAATTAG